One Helianthus annuus cultivar XRQ/B chromosome 12, HanXRQr2.0-SUNRISE, whole genome shotgun sequence genomic region harbors:
- the LOC110894539 gene encoding D-aminoacyl-tRNA deacylase produces MVTLVVSTTTDPASFNPASALSAIGTWTPGASFQGIRSKVNGDVRLLEHDRGIVEEDCLDDRWEEVTGEVVDEIIFLSKHTAVTNRPALTVHPIGVPHLKEGDVPPQGGKPGWAAVPSPRMTPWLILLNKLAQSHNLVPEFEITLEATHHGPVTSKPTMFLEIGSTSEYWQRQDAAQVIAQLVWEGLGMGGGEAVGNWNSMSSNKKILLGIGGGHYVPRHMDIILKGGVWVGHLLSGYSLPMEEPIESKGEKNSNNIGGTWKHAIKVAYDATVEGFPGGEVIAHIDHKSFKGWQKKAIVEYLGEQNIKIGKPGDFY; encoded by the exons ATGGTGACACTAGTGGTATCAACAACCACCGATCCAGCATCCTTCAATCCAGCATCAGCCCTTTCCGCCATCGGAACCTGGACTCCGGGAGCCTCCTTTCAG GGGATCAGGAGCAAGGTGAACGGAGATGTGAGATTACTGGAGCATGATCGCGGGATAGTGGAGGAGGATTGTTTGGATGATCGGTGGGAAGAGGTTACCGGAGAAGTTGTTGATGAGATTATTTTTTTGAGTAAACATACGGCGGTTACCAATCGGCCTGCGCTTACAGTTCACCCCATCG GTGTTCCACATCTAAAAGAAGGAGATGTTCCACCGCAAGGAGGAAAACCCGGGTGGGCAGCGGTTCCTAGTCCTAGGATGACACCATGGTTGATACTTTTGAATAAACTTGCGCAATCCCATAATTTGGTTCCTGAATTTGAG ATTACTTTGGAGGCtactcatcatggtccggttacgagcaAACCAACAATGTTTTTGGAGATAG gTAGCACAAGTGAATATTGGCAGAGGCAAGATGCTGCTCAAGTTATCGCTCAA TTAGTTTGGGAAGGACTTGGAATGGGAGGAGGTGAAGCTGTCGGAAACTGGAACAG CATGTCCAGTAATAAAAAGATCCTTCTTGGTATAGGTGGCGGCCATTATGTACCTCGCCACATGGACATTATCCT GAAGGGTGGTGTGTGGGTCGGTCACTTGCTGTCTGGATATTCGTTGCCAATGGAAGAACCTATTGAATCAAAAGGCGAAAAAAACTCGAATAATATCGGTGGGACTTGGAAACACGCTATAAAGGTTGCATATGATGCTACAGTTGAAGGGTTTCCCGGTGGGGAAGTTATTGCTCATATCGATCACAA GAGTTTCAAGGGGTGGCAGAAGAAGGCAATTGTTGAGTATTTAGGCGAACAGAATATTAAAATCGGCAAACCAGGTGATTTCTACTGA